In a genomic window of Azospirillum lipoferum 4B:
- a CDS encoding helix-turn-helix transcriptional regulator: MLNEALRLLRVFHDLSQKDLAAKLGVTKSYISEIEAGKKVPTLQLLERYAQVYNIPLSSIMFFSENIGKEGTAEKTRQFVSEKVLRLMAFIAERSGKQGDDEEDQKLSA, translated from the coding sequence GTGTTGAACGAAGCCTTGCGACTGCTCCGGGTCTTTCATGACTTGTCGCAGAAGGATTTGGCAGCAAAACTTGGCGTGACGAAGTCGTATATCTCGGAGATTGAGGCAGGAAAGAAGGTGCCTACGTTGCAATTACTTGAGCGATACGCTCAGGTATACAACATTCCATTGTCTTCGATTATGTTCTTTTCCGAGAATATAGGAAAAGAAGGTACGGCTGAGAAAACGCGCCAATTTGTATCCGAAAAAGTCTTGCGACTGATGGCGTTCATTGCAGAGCGGTCGGGGAAGCAGGGTGATGACGAAGAAGATCAAAAGTTATCCGCTTGA
- a CDS encoding reverse transcriptase family protein, giving the protein MTKKIKSYPLDQSPFYKLTTKRKLAELLRLPLGRLKRIALLSPNMYNEWIQENAKGKKRQIEDPARPLKLAQGRIANILSSISAPNYLHCPVKGRSYISNAAEHIGAKHIRNIDISNYFPSTKSTRVYWFFNTILKCTPDVSGILTALTTYKGHLPCGSPASSILAYFAHYDMWQSIDQIVSENGCKLSVYMDDITVSGEMVTERVIFQVRRCIFRAGLQPKKEKERWYRHGIGIVTGIVVRPSGLSAPNSAHLKRFTLRRQIASSCNESEKSSLRRSLKGIEGQQSQIDRWNRRLHNSKSNAKEHVNLKPN; this is encoded by the coding sequence ATGACGAAGAAGATCAAAAGTTATCCGCTTGATCAATCACCCTTTTATAAGCTGACTACCAAGCGAAAGCTTGCTGAACTTCTTCGACTTCCGCTGGGCAGGCTCAAGAGAATCGCTCTCTTGTCACCCAATATGTATAATGAGTGGATACAAGAAAACGCGAAAGGAAAAAAAAGGCAAATTGAAGATCCTGCGCGCCCTCTTAAGCTGGCGCAAGGAAGGATTGCAAATATACTATCGTCCATCTCAGCGCCGAATTATCTTCATTGTCCGGTCAAGGGCCGGTCCTATATTTCAAACGCGGCTGAGCATATCGGTGCAAAGCATATAAGGAATATAGACATTAGTAATTACTTTCCATCTACCAAATCAACTCGCGTTTACTGGTTCTTTAATACTATTCTAAAGTGCACACCTGATGTCTCTGGCATTCTAACCGCCCTAACTACTTACAAGGGGCATCTGCCGTGTGGAAGTCCAGCCAGCTCTATCTTAGCATACTTTGCTCACTACGATATGTGGCAGAGTATTGATCAAATCGTTTCGGAGAATGGCTGCAAATTATCTGTATACATGGATGATATCACTGTCTCTGGCGAGATGGTTACAGAGCGCGTTATATTCCAAGTGCGCAGATGTATATTTCGCGCGGGCCTTCAGCCAAAGAAGGAAAAGGAAAGGTGGTATCGCCATGGTATTGGCATTGTCACAGGCATTGTCGTTCGACCCAGCGGTCTATCTGCCCCAAACTCAGCCCACCTAAAGCGCTTCACTTTGCGGCGCCAGATAGCATCTTCATGCAACGAATCTGAGAAATCTTCTTTGCGAAGAAGTCTCAAGGGCATAGAAGGACAGCAGTCTCAAATTGACCGTTGGAATAGACGATTGCACAATTCTAAATCAAATGCAAAAGAGCATGTGAATTTGAAGCCAAATTAG
- a CDS encoding threonine aldolase family protein — MYDFRSDNVAGAAPQVMTALAAASSGTASPYGNDPWTARVTERLCAIFETEVAVFPVATGTAANSLALSALVPPYGAVLCHDEAHITIDECGAPEFFTGGAKLVPLAGAHGKLTPDAVSRHIARAGVGVVHRVQPAALSLTQATEAGTVYTPAEVEALVETAHSNGMAVHMDGARFANAIARLGCAPADVTWRAGVDVLTLGGTKGGCLAAEAVVFFNPAMAEDFGFGRKRGGHLVSKMRFLSAQLDAWLEDGLWLRLAAHANAMADRLAAGLTALPGVELAHPVEANELFIRLPDAYAEALEGAGYGFYRWDDGSARFVTAFDTPAAAVDGLLGILRRLQEKA; from the coding sequence ATGTATGACTTCCGCAGCGACAACGTCGCCGGTGCCGCCCCGCAGGTGATGACGGCGCTGGCGGCGGCATCGTCCGGCACCGCCTCCCCCTACGGCAACGATCCCTGGACCGCGCGGGTGACCGAGCGGCTCTGCGCGATCTTCGAGACCGAGGTCGCGGTCTTCCCGGTCGCCACCGGCACGGCGGCCAACTCGCTGGCGCTGTCGGCGCTGGTGCCGCCCTATGGCGCCGTGCTGTGCCATGACGAGGCCCACATCACCATCGACGAATGCGGCGCGCCGGAGTTCTTCACCGGCGGCGCCAAGCTGGTCCCGCTGGCCGGCGCGCACGGCAAGCTGACGCCCGACGCGGTGTCGCGCCACATCGCCCGGGCTGGCGTCGGCGTCGTCCACCGCGTCCAGCCCGCCGCCCTCAGCCTGACCCAGGCGACGGAGGCCGGCACCGTCTATACCCCTGCGGAGGTCGAGGCGCTGGTCGAGACCGCCCATTCCAACGGCATGGCCGTGCATATGGACGGCGCCCGCTTCGCCAACGCCATCGCCCGGCTGGGCTGCGCCCCGGCCGACGTGACGTGGCGCGCCGGGGTCGATGTGCTGACGCTGGGCGGCACCAAGGGCGGCTGCCTCGCCGCCGAGGCGGTGGTGTTCTTCAACCCGGCGATGGCCGAGGATTTCGGCTTCGGCCGCAAGCGCGGCGGCCATCTGGTGTCGAAGATGCGCTTCCTGTCGGCGCAGCTCGACGCCTGGCTGGAGGACGGGCTGTGGCTGCGTCTGGCCGCCCACGCCAACGCCATGGCCGACCGTCTGGCCGCCGGGCTGACGGCGCTTCCCGGCGTCGAGCTGGCCCACCCGGTCGAGGCCAACGAGCTGTTCATCCGCCTGCCGGACGCTTACGCCGAGGCGCTGGAGGGGGCCGGCTACGGCTTCTACCGCTGGGACGACGGCAGCGCGCGGTTCGTGACGGCGTTCGACACCCCGGCGGCGGCGGTGGACGGTTTGCTGGGTATTTTGCGCCGACTCCAAGAAAAGGCTTGA
- a CDS encoding RluA family pseudouridine synthase has translation MAANMPDDTNPDDLSDDFLDPDDDAGSPARALAYTVPDEAAGQRLDKALAAGLPDLSRSRVQALLEQGCVRGDGRTITDPSLRVKPGQTFEVEVPGAEAAEPVAQDIPIDVVFEDADVLVIDKPAGLVVHPAAGNPDGTLVNALLAHCGDSLSGIGGVKRPGIVHRLDKDTSGLMVVAKNDRAHHGLSEQFSDRTLSRTYLALVWGVPNPTQGRIEGNIGRSSADRKKMAVVTGGGKHAATKYRVVKSFGMAASLVECVLETGRTHQIRVHLTHIGHPLVGDPLYGRGRSGRPGGKFASLLPEPVRGSLVGFPRQALHAAALTFRHPVSGEIVTFRSPIPADIHELIVTLETG, from the coding sequence ATGGCCGCCAACATGCCGGACGACACCAACCCGGACGACCTGTCCGACGATTTCCTCGATCCGGACGACGACGCCGGTTCGCCTGCCCGCGCCCTCGCCTACACGGTTCCCGACGAGGCGGCGGGCCAGCGGCTGGACAAGGCGTTGGCGGCGGGCCTGCCGGACCTGTCGCGGTCGCGCGTGCAGGCCCTGCTGGAACAGGGCTGCGTGCGCGGCGACGGGCGGACGATAACGGACCCGTCCCTGAGGGTCAAACCCGGCCAGACCTTCGAGGTCGAGGTTCCCGGCGCGGAGGCCGCCGAACCGGTGGCGCAGGACATCCCGATCGACGTGGTGTTCGAGGATGCCGACGTGCTGGTGATCGACAAGCCGGCCGGCCTCGTCGTGCATCCCGCCGCCGGCAACCCGGACGGCACGCTGGTCAACGCCCTGCTCGCCCATTGCGGCGACAGCCTGTCCGGCATCGGCGGGGTGAAGCGGCCGGGCATCGTCCACCGGCTGGACAAGGACACCAGCGGCCTGATGGTGGTCGCCAAGAACGACCGCGCCCACCATGGCCTGTCGGAGCAATTCTCCGACCGCACGCTCAGCCGCACCTATCTGGCGCTGGTCTGGGGCGTGCCCAACCCGACGCAGGGCCGGATCGAGGGCAACATCGGCCGCAGCAGCGCCGACCGCAAGAAGATGGCGGTGGTGACCGGCGGCGGGAAGCACGCCGCCACCAAGTACCGCGTGGTGAAGAGCTTCGGCATGGCGGCCTCGCTGGTCGAATGCGTGCTGGAGACCGGGCGCACCCACCAGATCCGCGTCCACCTGACCCATATCGGCCATCCGCTCGTCGGCGACCCGCTTTATGGCCGCGGGCGGTCGGGGCGGCCCGGCGGCAAATTCGCCTCGCTGCTGCCGGAACCGGTGCGAGGCAGCCTTGTTGGCTTTCCGCGACAGGCGCTGCATGCCGCGGCGCTGACCTTCCGTCATCCGGTCAGTGGCGAGATCGTGACCTTCCGCTCACCAATCCCGGCGGATATTCATGAACTAATTGTCACCTTGGAGACGGGTTAA
- the rpoH gene encoding RNA polymerase sigma factor RpoH, producing the protein MATASNLPAIGSESNLSRYLQEIRKFPMLEPEREYMLAKRWQQHEDSGAAHQLVTSHLRLVAKIAMGYRGYGLPLSELISEGNVGMMQAVKRFDPDRGFRLATYAMWWIRAAIQEYILHSWSLVKMGTTAAQKKLFFNLRRLKGQMQAIEEGDLSPEQVQAIATKLDVPEQDVVNMNRRLASPDHSLNAPLRAESEGEWQDFLVDETASQEITLADREELGKRRKLLANAMTALNERERDILTERRLREAPTTLEDLSQKYGISRERVRQIEVRAFEKLQKAIKAAAVEQRMETEA; encoded by the coding sequence ATGGCGACGGCGTCCAACCTTCCGGCTATCGGGTCCGAAAGCAATCTGTCCCGCTATCTCCAGGAAATCCGCAAGTTCCCGATGCTGGAGCCGGAGCGGGAATACATGCTGGCCAAGCGGTGGCAGCAGCATGAGGATTCCGGCGCCGCCCACCAGCTCGTCACCAGCCACCTGCGGCTGGTCGCCAAGATCGCCATGGGCTACCGCGGCTACGGCCTGCCTTTGTCGGAACTGATCTCCGAAGGCAATGTCGGCATGATGCAGGCGGTCAAGCGCTTCGATCCCGACCGCGGCTTCCGGCTGGCGACCTACGCCATGTGGTGGATTCGCGCGGCGATCCAGGAATACATCCTGCACAGCTGGTCGCTGGTGAAGATGGGCACCACCGCCGCGCAGAAGAAGCTGTTCTTCAACCTGCGCCGGCTGAAGGGCCAGATGCAGGCAATCGAGGAGGGCGACCTGTCGCCCGAGCAGGTCCAGGCCATCGCCACCAAGCTGGACGTGCCGGAACAGGACGTCGTCAACATGAACCGGCGCCTTGCCAGCCCCGACCATTCGCTGAACGCGCCCCTGCGCGCCGAAAGCGAGGGCGAATGGCAGGATTTCCTGGTCGACGAGACCGCCAGCCAGGAAATCACGCTGGCCGACCGCGAGGAGCTGGGCAAGCGCCGCAAGCTGCTGGCGAACGCCATGACCGCGCTGAACGAGCGCGAGCGCGACATCCTGACCGAACGCCGCCTGCGCGAGGCGCCGACGACGCTGGAGGATCTGTCGCAGAAATACGGCATCAGCCGCGAGCGTGTCCGCCAGATCGAGGTCCGCGCCTTCGAAAAGCTGCAGAAGGCGATCAAGGCCGCCGCGGTGGAACAGAGGATGGAGACGGAGGCGTAA
- a CDS encoding GNAT family N-acetyltransferase, which yields MTRTKQDGEVALATVDPGDLPAFKAVMEASFAVAVIEEFGSVEEGSIPSGSDLDESMTAPGTELLHILCDGQRVGGAVVVIDEATQRNSLDLFFLSPAQHGRGLGFKAWMAIERRYPKTRVWQTHTPYFEKRNIHFYVNKCGFRIVEFFSDRHPDPHHPGPSGLPGGGEMFRFEKVM from the coding sequence ATGACCAGGACCAAGCAGGACGGCGAGGTTGCCCTCGCGACCGTCGATCCCGGCGATCTGCCGGCCTTCAAGGCGGTTATGGAGGCGTCCTTCGCGGTCGCCGTCATCGAGGAGTTCGGCTCCGTTGAGGAGGGCTCGATCCCCTCGGGCAGCGATCTCGACGAATCCATGACGGCGCCGGGCACCGAGCTTCTGCATATCCTTTGCGACGGCCAAAGGGTCGGCGGCGCCGTCGTCGTGATCGACGAGGCGACGCAGCGCAATTCGCTGGACCTCTTCTTCCTGTCGCCGGCACAGCATGGCCGGGGACTGGGCTTCAAGGCCTGGATGGCGATCGAGCGGCGCTATCCCAAGACGCGCGTCTGGCAGACCCACACGCCCTATTTCGAGAAGCGCAACATCCACTTCTATGTGAACAAGTGCGGCTTCAGGATCGTCGAGTTCTTCAGCGACCGCCACCCGGATCCGCACCACCCCGGCCCGTCCGGCCTGCCCGGCGGCGGCGAGATGTTCCGCTTCGAGAAGGTGATGTAG
- a CDS encoding LysE family translocator, whose amino-acid sequence MTQELFVIATALGLYTAVVVSPGPNFALISRLAISGARPAALGATLGFAVASFVYAVLTMTGLALVLTRIGWFASLVQIVGGCYLIYLGVMAWFASRPAAAAQQGVVASVGAWRGLRMGAVVNLANPKGITFFIGLYAVAIPTETALWAKIVILGGGFAVELLWYGAVIFLLSSRAARAAFERFGQWIERAIGSVLAAFGLRLIAEKL is encoded by the coding sequence ATGACTCAAGAGCTTTTCGTCATTGCAACAGCTCTCGGGCTGTACACGGCTGTGGTCGTGAGCCCGGGTCCGAATTTCGCGCTCATTTCCCGGCTCGCCATTTCCGGGGCGCGTCCCGCCGCCCTGGGGGCGACCTTGGGCTTTGCGGTCGCCTCCTTCGTTTACGCCGTCCTGACCATGACGGGGCTGGCTCTGGTGCTGACGCGGATCGGTTGGTTCGCCAGCCTCGTCCAGATCGTCGGCGGCTGTTACCTGATCTATCTCGGGGTGATGGCCTGGTTCGCCTCCCGGCCGGCTGCCGCGGCACAGCAGGGCGTGGTCGCGTCCGTCGGTGCCTGGCGCGGCTTGCGGATGGGGGCGGTCGTCAATCTGGCCAACCCGAAGGGCATCACCTTCTTCATCGGACTCTACGCCGTCGCCATCCCGACGGAGACGGCGCTATGGGCCAAGATCGTCATTCTCGGCGGTGGGTTCGCCGTGGAACTCCTCTGGTATGGGGCGGTGATCTTCCTGCTGTCCTCGCGTGCGGCGCGGGCGGCGTTCGAGCGGTTCGGCCAGTGGATCGAGCGCGCCATCGGTTCGGTCCTGGCGGCCTTCGGCCTCCGGCTGATCGCGGAGAAGCTGTAG
- a CDS encoding gamma-glutamylcyclotransferase family protein, which yields MSDNSVRLFSYGTLQQETVQLASFGRLLAGRADAMPGYRCDMLEITDPEVIRTSGKRFHPVVVESGDPADEVAGTLFEITAAELAAADSYEVADYRRVMVRLKSGAEAWVYVKA from the coding sequence ATGTCCGACAATTCCGTGCGCCTCTTCTCCTACGGCACCCTGCAGCAGGAGACTGTGCAACTGGCGTCCTTCGGCCGGCTGCTGGCCGGGCGGGCGGATGCCATGCCGGGCTATCGCTGCGACATGCTGGAGATCACCGACCCGGAGGTGATCCGCACCAGCGGCAAGCGCTTCCACCCCGTGGTCGTCGAGAGCGGCGACCCGGCCGACGAGGTGGCCGGCACCCTGTTCGAGATCACCGCGGCGGAGCTGGCCGCCGCCGATTCCTATGAGGTCGCCGATTACAGGCGCGTCATGGTCCGCCTGAAGTCGGGGGCCGAGGCCTGGGTGTATGTGAAGGCGTAG
- a CDS encoding PhzF family phenazine biosynthesis protein, with protein MRLPIYQVDAFTDRVFAGNPAAVVPLESWLPDPQLQAIAAENNLAETAFFIRNGEGYELRWFTPAVEVDLCGHATLATAFVIATILEPGRGRMDFATRQAGTLTVTRDGDRYTLDFPNRPPQPAETPDPTLLAALGGPAPVAILSGRDYLVVYESADAVRALAPDMALLSKLDKWAVCVTAPGDASGEGGVDFVSRLFAPAQGIPEDPVTGSTHCMLTPYWAERLGKTVLTARQVSARGGELLCELAGDRVKIGGQAVLYLEGSILV; from the coding sequence ATGCGCCTGCCCATCTATCAGGTCGATGCCTTCACCGACCGCGTCTTCGCCGGCAATCCGGCGGCGGTCGTGCCGCTGGAGTCCTGGCTGCCCGATCCGCAGCTCCAGGCCATCGCGGCGGAGAACAATCTGGCGGAGACCGCCTTCTTCATCCGAAATGGTGAGGGCTATGAGCTGCGCTGGTTCACCCCGGCGGTGGAGGTCGATCTGTGCGGCCACGCCACGCTGGCGACCGCCTTCGTCATCGCCACCATCCTGGAGCCCGGCCGCGGGCGTATGGACTTCGCCACCCGGCAGGCCGGCACGCTGACGGTCACCCGCGACGGCGACCGCTACACGCTGGACTTTCCCAACCGCCCGCCCCAGCCGGCGGAGACCCCCGATCCGACCCTGCTGGCGGCGCTGGGCGGGCCGGCGCCGGTCGCGATCCTGAGCGGGCGCGACTATCTGGTGGTCTACGAGTCGGCCGATGCGGTGCGGGCGCTGGCGCCGGACATGGCGCTTCTGTCGAAGCTGGACAAGTGGGCGGTCTGCGTCACCGCGCCCGGCGATGCTTCGGGAGAGGGCGGGGTCGATTTCGTGTCACGCCTGTTCGCCCCGGCCCAGGGCATCCCGGAGGATCCGGTCACCGGCTCAACCCACTGCATGCTGACGCCTTACTGGGCGGAGCGGCTGGGCAAGACGGTGCTGACGGCGCGTCAGGTCTCGGCCCGCGGCGGCGAGCTGCTGTGCGAGCTGGCCGGCGACCGGGTGAAGATCGGCGGGCAGGCGGTGCTGTATCTCGAAGGCTCGATCCTGGTGTGA
- a CDS encoding threo-3-hydroxy-L-aspartate ammonia-lyase, whose protein sequence is MPDTIISSGADSRIDTAGLAISYADVAGAAERIAGVAHRTPMLTSRTADTLTGGELLFKCENFQRTGAFKIRGAYNAVSRFTPLQRALGVVAYSSGNHAQALALAASMLRVRSTIVMPQDAPAAKLAATRGYGADVVLYDRYAEPPDAAVARVLEERGGVLIPPFDHPHVMAGQGTVAKELIEEVLAGGGAPLDLLVVPTGGGGLLSGCVVAAKTLNPGCRVIGVEPEAGNDAQQSLRSGEIVRIDAPKTIADGAQSRAVGQLTFPVIQRLVDDIDTVTDEQLVDAMRFFASRMKMLVEPTGCLAAAAVLSGKIDVRGKRVGIVVTGGNVDLSRFSALVQAG, encoded by the coding sequence ATGCCCGATACGATCATCAGCAGCGGGGCCGACAGCAGGATCGACACCGCGGGCCTCGCCATCTCCTACGCCGACGTGGCGGGGGCGGCGGAGCGGATCGCCGGCGTCGCCCACCGCACGCCGATGCTGACCAGCCGCACCGCCGACACGCTGACCGGCGGTGAGCTGCTGTTCAAGTGCGAGAATTTCCAGCGCACCGGCGCCTTCAAGATCCGGGGCGCCTACAACGCCGTATCGCGCTTCACCCCGCTCCAGCGCGCGCTGGGCGTCGTCGCCTATTCGTCGGGCAACCATGCCCAGGCGTTGGCGTTGGCCGCGTCGATGCTGCGGGTGAGGTCCACCATCGTCATGCCGCAGGACGCCCCGGCGGCCAAGCTGGCGGCGACGCGCGGCTATGGTGCCGACGTGGTTCTGTACGACCGCTATGCCGAGCCGCCCGACGCCGCTGTCGCCCGTGTGCTGGAGGAGCGGGGCGGCGTCCTGATCCCGCCCTTCGACCATCCCCATGTGATGGCCGGCCAGGGCACCGTCGCCAAGGAACTGATCGAGGAGGTTCTGGCGGGAGGCGGGGCACCGCTGGACCTGCTGGTCGTGCCGACCGGCGGCGGCGGTCTGCTGTCCGGCTGCGTCGTTGCCGCCAAGACCCTCAATCCCGGCTGCCGCGTGATCGGCGTCGAGCCGGAGGCCGGCAACGACGCCCAGCAGAGCCTGCGCAGCGGCGAAATCGTCCGCATCGACGCGCCCAAGACCATCGCCGACGGCGCCCAGAGCCGCGCGGTCGGCCAGCTGACCTTCCCGGTGATTCAGCGGCTGGTCGACGACATCGACACCGTCACCGACGAGCAGCTGGTCGACGCCATGCGTTTCTTCGCCAGCCGGATGAAGATGCTGGTCGAGCCGACCGGCTGCCTCGCCGCCGCCGCGGTGCTGTCCGGCAAGATCGACGTGCGCGGCAAGCGCGTCGGCATCGTCGTCACCGGCGGCAACGTCGATCTTTCCCGCTTCTCCGCGCTGGTGCAGGCGGGCTGA
- a CDS encoding GNAT family N-acetyltransferase: MADKSVHGDAMRIDYAVEPELSADAFIDVLERSGLAERRPVGDRPRVEAMLRNAGLIVTARADGRLVGVARSITDFVYCCYLSDLAVDRALQGRGIGKELMRRTRDAMGPGTMCLLLSAPKAVSFYEQAGLTRHGQAFLFTDLD; the protein is encoded by the coding sequence ATGGCCGACAAATCCGTTCACGGCGACGCCATGCGGATCGACTACGCGGTGGAACCGGAGCTGAGCGCGGATGCGTTCATCGACGTTCTGGAACGCTCCGGGCTGGCGGAACGCCGGCCCGTGGGCGACCGCCCGCGGGTGGAGGCGATGCTGCGCAACGCCGGCCTGATCGTCACCGCAAGGGCCGACGGCCGGCTGGTCGGCGTCGCCCGGTCGATCACCGACTTCGTCTATTGCTGCTACCTGTCCGACCTCGCCGTCGACCGCGCCCTGCAGGGGCGCGGCATCGGCAAAGAATTGATGCGCCGCACCCGCGACGCGATGGGGCCGGGCACCATGTGCCTGCTGCTGTCCGCACCCAAGGCCGTCAGCTTCTATGAGCAGGCCGGGCTGACGCGGCACGGGCAGGCCTTCCTGTTCACCGATCTGGACTAA
- a CDS encoding DUF1127 domain-containing protein, giving the protein MRHTDVTRSSGTFTAAPGAVPAADRVTRVASRPLWRMLDLLFSALERRKQRYALMHLDDHQLKDIGLSRSQVEQEVTKPFWRG; this is encoded by the coding sequence ATGCGCCACACAGACGTGACCCGCAGTTCCGGCACTTTCACGGCAGCCCCGGGCGCCGTCCCGGCCGCCGACCGCGTCACCCGTGTCGCCTCGCGCCCCCTCTGGCGGATGCTCGACCTGTTGTTCTCCGCGCTGGAACGGCGCAAACAACGCTATGCGCTGATGCACCTCGACGACCATCAGCTGAAGGACATCGGCCTCAGCCGGTCCCAGGTGGAACAGGAAGTGACGAAGCCGTTCTGGCGGGGATGA
- a CDS encoding MFS transporter: MRQAVAQGDADAEAAGGTVRWGLAGLALAMLLSSLGISIANVGLPALASAFEVPFREVQWVVLAYLLAITTLIVGVGRLGDIVGRRRLLLAGIALFTAASAVAAAASGLWMLVAARAVQGLGAAAMMALATAFVGDTVPKARIGRAMGLMGTMSAIGTALGPTLGGALIAAFGWPAIFLVIVPPGVAAFLLARHGLPADRVAAGSGQGRFDIAGTLILALTLAAYALAMTGGHGWLDSVLLLAAAGGAGLFLAVERAVEKAMASPLLRTDMLRDRGLSGRLLMSMLVATVLMATLVVGPFHLARALGLGTAAVGIAMSAGPLVAALTGVPAGRLVDRFGAPGMTILGLSAVAGGCILLALLPATLGVAGYSVPIAVVTAGYALFQTANNTAVMAGVEKDRRGVVSGLLSLSRNLGLVTGASAMGMVFALGVGTDAAAAAPDAVAAGTRMTFAVGAALAAVALAIAWGAVRQAPPAAPPAAPRGETMQP; this comes from the coding sequence ATGAGGCAAGCGGTTGCGCAGGGCGATGCGGACGCGGAGGCGGCGGGCGGGACGGTCCGGTGGGGCCTGGCCGGGCTGGCGCTGGCGATGCTGCTGTCCTCGCTCGGCATCAGCATCGCCAATGTCGGCCTGCCGGCGCTGGCGTCGGCGTTCGAGGTGCCGTTCCGCGAGGTGCAGTGGGTGGTGCTGGCCTATCTGCTGGCGATCACCACGCTGATCGTCGGCGTCGGGCGGCTGGGGGACATCGTCGGACGGCGGCGCCTGCTGCTGGCGGGAATCGCGCTGTTCACGGCGGCGTCGGCGGTGGCCGCCGCGGCGTCCGGCCTGTGGATGCTGGTCGCCGCAAGGGCGGTGCAGGGGCTGGGGGCGGCGGCGATGATGGCGCTCGCCACCGCCTTCGTCGGCGATACGGTGCCCAAGGCGCGGATCGGCCGGGCGATGGGGCTGATGGGGACCATGTCGGCCATCGGCACCGCGCTCGGCCCGACGCTGGGCGGCGCGCTGATCGCCGCGTTCGGCTGGCCGGCGATCTTCCTCGTCATCGTGCCGCCGGGCGTGGCGGCCTTCCTGCTGGCGCGGCATGGCCTGCCGGCCGACCGGGTGGCGGCGGGAAGCGGGCAGGGGAGGTTCGACATCGCCGGCACGCTGATCCTCGCGCTGACGTTGGCGGCCTATGCGCTGGCGATGACCGGCGGGCACGGTTGGCTCGACTCCGTGCTGCTGCTGGCGGCGGCCGGCGGGGCGGGGCTGTTCCTGGCGGTGGAGAGGGCAGTGGAGAAGGCGATGGCGTCGCCGCTGCTGCGGACCGACATGCTGCGTGACCGGGGGCTGAGCGGCCGTCTGTTGATGAGCATGCTGGTGGCGACCGTGCTGATGGCGACGCTGGTGGTGGGACCGTTCCACCTCGCCCGCGCCCTGGGGCTGGGAACGGCGGCGGTGGGGATCGCCATGTCGGCGGGTCCGCTGGTGGCGGCGCTGACCGGCGTTCCGGCCGGCCGGCTGGTCGACCGGTTCGGTGCGCCGGGCATGACGATCCTGGGGCTGAGTGCCGTGGCGGGCGGCTGCATCCTGCTCGCGCTGCTGCCGGCGACGCTTGGCGTGGCCGGGTATAGTGTACCGATTGCCGTGGTCACCGCGGGTTACGCGCTGTTCCAGACCGCCAACAACACGGCGGTGATGGCGGGTGTGGAGAAGGACCGGCGCGGCGTGGTGTCGGGGCTGCTCAGTCTCTCGCGCAATCTGGGGCTCGTCACCGGCGCCTCGGCAATGGGGATGGTGTTCGCGCTGGGGGTGGGGACGGACGCCGCCGCCGCTGCGCCGGACGCCGTCGCGGCGGGCACCCGCATGACCTTCGCCGTCGGGGCCGCGCTGGCGGCCGTGGCGCTCGCCATCGCCTGGGGAGCGGTTCGGCAAGCGCCCCCTGCAGCGCCCCCTGCCGCGCCTCGTGGCGAGACAATGCAGCCATGA